From Microbacterium sp. LWH11-1.2, one genomic window encodes:
- the rpsH gene encoding 30S ribosomal protein S8, with protein MTMTDPVADLLTRLRNANSAHHDSVTLPSSKLKTHIAEILQQEGYIAGWETSDARVGKNLTLSLKYGPNRERSIAGIKRVSKPGLRVYAKSTELPKVLGGLGVAILSTSSGLLTDRQAEQKGVGGEVLAYVW; from the coding sequence ATGACAATGACAGACCCGGTCGCAGATCTGCTGACCCGTCTGCGCAACGCGAACTCGGCGCACCACGATTCCGTGACCCTGCCGTCGAGCAAGCTCAAGACGCACATCGCCGAGATCCTCCAGCAGGAGGGCTACATCGCCGGCTGGGAGACCTCTGACGCCCGCGTCGGGAAGAACCTCACGCTGTCGCTGAAGTACGGCCCGAACCGCGAGCGCTCGATCGCTGGCATCAAGCGCGTGTCGAAGCCCGGTCTTCGCGTGTACGCGAAGTCGACGGAGCTCCCCAAGGTGCTCGGCGGCCTCGGCGTGGCCATCCTGTCCACTTCCTCCGGTCTTCTCACCGACCGTCAGGCTGAGCAGAAGGGCGTGGGCGGAGAAGTTCTCGCCTACGTGTGGTAA
- the rplF gene encoding 50S ribosomal protein L6, translating to MSRIGRLPIDVPAGVTVSVDGREVAVKGPKGELTLTVASPIEVAVEENQVLVSRPDDERESRSLHGLTRTLINNNIIGVTQGYTKGLEVVGTGYRVAQKGSSVEFALGFSHPVLIDPPAGITLTVEGTNKLTVSGIDKQAVGEAAANIRKIRKPEPYKGKGVRYAGENVRRKAGKSGK from the coding sequence ATGTCGCGTATTGGACGACTTCCCATCGACGTGCCTGCGGGCGTCACCGTTTCGGTCGACGGCCGTGAGGTCGCGGTGAAGGGCCCCAAGGGTGAACTCACCCTCACGGTGGCCAGCCCCATCGAGGTCGCGGTCGAGGAGAACCAGGTTCTGGTCTCCCGCCCCGACGACGAGCGCGAGTCGCGGTCGCTTCACGGCCTGACCCGCACGCTCATCAATAACAACATCATCGGCGTGACCCAGGGCTACACCAAGGGTCTCGAGGTCGTCGGCACCGGTTACCGCGTGGCGCAGAAGGGCAGCTCGGTCGAGTTCGCCCTCGGCTTCTCGCACCCGGTCCTCATCGACCCGCCCGCCGGCATCACGCTCACGGTCGAGGGCACCAACAAGCTCACCGTCAGCGGGATCGACAAGCAGGCTGTCGGCGAGGCAGCTGCCAACATCCGCAAGATCCGCAAGCCCGAGCCGTACAAGGGCAAGGGTGTGCGCTACGCCGGCGAGAACGTGCGTCGCAAGGCCGGAAAGAGTGGTAAGTAA
- the rplR gene encoding 50S ribosomal protein L18 has protein sequence MALKSKSDARARRHARLRKKVVGTEVRPRLVVNRSARHVFVQLVDDSKGHTVASASTLETDLRSLEGDKTAKARKVGELLAERAKAAGVSEAVFDRGGNRYAGRVAAIADGAREGGLAL, from the coding sequence ATGGCTCTCAAGTCAAAGTCTGACGCCCGCGCGCGTCGTCACGCCCGCCTTCGCAAGAAGGTCGTCGGCACCGAGGTGCGTCCGCGCCTCGTCGTCAACCGTTCGGCTCGCCACGTCTTCGTGCAGCTTGTCGACGACAGCAAGGGTCACACCGTCGCGTCGGCTTCGACGCTCGAGACCGACCTGCGCTCGCTCGAGGGTGACAAGACCGCCAAGGCCCGCAAGGTCGGCGAGCTCCTCGCCGAGCGTGCGAAGGCTGCCGGCGTTTCCGAGGCAGTGTTCGACCGTGGCGGCAACCGCTACGCCGGTCGTGTCGCCGCCATCGCCGACGGCGCCCGCGAGGGGGGTCTGGCACTGTGA
- the rpsE gene encoding 30S ribosomal protein S5: protein MTEAAAATSETAAGTTQAEPARDQRDGRRGGRGDRNQGGRDRNSRDRGDNQFLERVVTINRVSKVVKGGRRFSFTALVVVGDGNGLVGVGYGKAREVPLAISKGVEEAKRNFFRVPRVGSTIPHPVQGEAAAGVVLLRPAAAGTGVIAGGPVRAVLECAGIHDVLSKSLGSSNTINIVHATVAALKQLEEPRAVAARRGLEFDQVAPARLVRAEADAIAAQKVGA from the coding sequence GTGACCGAAGCGGCTGCTGCCACTTCCGAGACGGCTGCCGGCACCACGCAGGCTGAGCCGGCTCGCGATCAGCGCGACGGCCGCCGCGGCGGCCGTGGTGACCGCAACCAGGGTGGCCGCGACCGCAACTCGCGCGACCGTGGTGACAACCAGTTCCTGGAGCGCGTCGTCACCATCAACCGCGTCTCGAAGGTCGTGAAGGGTGGTCGTCGCTTCAGCTTCACCGCCCTCGTGGTCGTCGGTGACGGCAACGGTCTGGTCGGCGTCGGCTACGGCAAGGCCCGTGAGGTCCCCCTGGCGATCTCGAAGGGTGTCGAAGAGGCCAAGCGCAACTTCTTCCGCGTTCCGCGCGTCGGCAGCACGATCCCGCACCCGGTGCAGGGTGAGGCGGCCGCCGGTGTGGTCCTGCTTCGTCCGGCCGCTGCCGGTACCGGTGTCATCGCCGGTGGTCCGGTCCGCGCCGTGCTCGAGTGCGCCGGTATCCACGACGTGCTGTCGAAGTCGCTCGGCTCGTCGAACACGATCAACATCGTGCACGCGACCGTCGCTGCCCTGAAGCAGCTCGAGGAGCCTCGTGCGGTCGCCGCACGCCGTGGCCTCGAGTTCGACCAGGTTGCTCCGGCGCGTCTCGTCCGTGCGGAGGCTGACGCCATCGCCGCACAGAAGGTAGGTGCCTGA
- the rpmD gene encoding 50S ribosomal protein L30 yields MASRLKVTQVKSKVSEKQNQRDTLRSLGLKRIGDSTVRPDDAQTRGYVKTVAHLVKVEEID; encoded by the coding sequence ATGGCTTCGCGCCTCAAGGTCACGCAGGTCAAGTCCAAGGTGAGCGAGAAGCAGAACCAGCGTGACACGCTGCGCAGCCTCGGTCTGAAGCGCATCGGTGACAGCACCGTGCGCCCCGACGACGCGCAGACGCGCGGCTACGTCAAGACCGTCGCCCACCTCGTCAAGGTTGAGGAGATCGACTAA
- the rplO gene encoding 50S ribosomal protein L15: protein MAEKNDAVEAEKAPKKAAAPKAAAEKKPAAKTAEKKPAAKKAPATSAAADAKADAPAKKPAAKKAAPKKDAPASRPGVLKVHHLRPVPGSNTAKTRVGRGEGSKGKTAGRGTKGTKARNTVRVGFEGGQMPLHMRTPKLRGFKNPFRVEYQVVNLEKLAELYPKGGDVTVTDLVAKGAVRKNEKVKVLGNGDIAVKLTVAVDKVSGSAEQKIVAAGGSVK, encoded by the coding sequence ATGGCTGAGAAGAACGACGCCGTCGAGGCCGAGAAGGCCCCGAAGAAGGCTGCCGCTCCCAAGGCTGCCGCCGAGAAGAAGCCGGCTGCGAAGACGGCAGAGAAGAAGCCCGCTGCGAAGAAGGCGCCGGCCACGTCCGCCGCCGCCGACGCCAAGGCCGACGCTCCCGCCAAGAAGCCCGCCGCCAAGAAGGCTGCGCCCAAGAAGGATGCTCCGGCATCCCGCCCGGGCGTGCTGAAGGTGCACCACCTGCGTCCGGTCCCCGGATCCAACACCGCGAAGACCCGTGTGGGTCGCGGTGAGGGCTCCAAGGGCAAGACCGCCGGTCGCGGCACCAAGGGCACCAAGGCTCGCAACACCGTTCGCGTCGGCTTCGAGGGTGGGCAGATGCCTCTGCACATGCGCACCCCGAAGCTGCGCGGGTTCAAGAACCCGTTCCGCGTCGAGTACCAGGTCGTGAACCTGGAGAAGCTCGCGGAGCTGTACCCGAAGGGCGGCGACGTCACCGTCACCGACCTGGTCGCCAAGGGCGCCGTTCGCAAGAACGAGAAGGTCAAGGTTCTCGGAAACGGCGACATCGCCGTGAAGCTCACCGTCGCGGTCGACAAGGTCTCGGGTTCCGCCGAGCAGAAGATCGTGGCTGCGGGCGGTTCCGTCAAGTAA
- the secY gene encoding preprotein translocase subunit SecY, which yields MFSAIARIFRTPDLRRKIGFTLAIVAIYRLGSNVPAPFVNFPNVEECLAANSGTDGLLGLVNLFSGGALLQLSIFALGVMPYITATIITQLLRVVIPHFEALHKEGQAGQAKLTQYTRYLTIALALLQSTTLVTVARSGQLFGTTDLAACQQLLTNDVWWAQLLIIMAMTAGTGLIMWFAELVTERGIGNGMSLLIFTSIAATFPGAMGLIWQTKGFEVFLLVLLVGIVVMGLVVFVEQSQRRIPVQYAKRMVGRRTYGGTNTYIPIKVNMAGVIPVIFASSLLYIPALIAQFNTPQDGSVPAAWVTWISANFTTGNHPVYMAAYFLLIIGFTYFYVAITFNPVEVADNMKKYGGFIPGIRAGRPTAEYLDYVLTRITLPGSLYLGLIALIPLIALATVGANQNFPFGGASILIIVGVGLETVKQIDAQLQQRHYEGLLR from the coding sequence TTGTTCAGCGCCATCGCGCGGATCTTCCGCACGCCCGACCTGCGTCGGAAGATCGGTTTCACTCTCGCCATCGTCGCGATCTACCGACTCGGCTCCAACGTCCCCGCACCGTTCGTGAACTTCCCGAACGTGGAGGAGTGTCTCGCGGCCAACTCCGGCACCGACGGACTGCTCGGACTCGTCAACCTCTTCTCGGGCGGCGCGCTCCTCCAGCTGTCGATCTTCGCGCTGGGCGTGATGCCGTACATCACCGCGACGATCATCACGCAGCTCCTCCGCGTGGTCATCCCGCACTTCGAGGCGCTGCACAAGGAGGGTCAGGCCGGCCAGGCCAAGCTGACCCAGTACACGCGCTACCTCACCATTGCGCTCGCGCTGCTCCAGTCGACCACGCTCGTCACCGTCGCCCGCAGCGGCCAGCTCTTCGGCACGACCGACCTCGCCGCCTGCCAGCAGCTCCTGACCAACGACGTGTGGTGGGCGCAGCTGCTCATCATCATGGCGATGACCGCCGGCACCGGACTCATCATGTGGTTCGCCGAGCTCGTCACCGAGCGCGGCATCGGCAACGGCATGTCCCTGCTGATCTTCACCTCGATCGCCGCGACGTTCCCCGGCGCCATGGGCCTCATCTGGCAGACCAAGGGCTTCGAGGTGTTCCTGCTCGTGCTCCTGGTCGGAATCGTCGTGATGGGTCTCGTCGTCTTCGTCGAGCAGTCGCAGCGACGGATCCCCGTGCAGTACGCCAAGCGCATGGTGGGCCGCCGCACCTACGGCGGCACGAACACCTACATCCCGATCAAGGTGAACATGGCGGGTGTGATCCCCGTGATCTTCGCCTCGTCGCTGCTGTACATCCCGGCGCTCATCGCGCAGTTCAACACCCCGCAGGACGGCTCCGTGCCGGCGGCCTGGGTCACCTGGATCAGCGCGAACTTCACCACGGGCAACCACCCGGTCTACATGGCGGCGTACTTCCTGCTGATCATCGGGTTCACCTACTTCTACGTCGCGATCACGTTCAACCCTGTCGAGGTCGCCGACAACATGAAGAAGTACGGCGGGTTCATCCCCGGCATCCGTGCCGGTCGTCCGACGGCCGAGTACCTCGACTACGTCCTCACCCGCATCACGCTCCCCGGCTCGCTGTACCTCGGCCTGATCGCGCTCATCCCGCTGATCGCCCTGGCCACTGTCGGCGCCAACCAGAACTTCCCGTTCGGTGGCGCCTCGATCCTCATCATCGTCGGCGTCGGCCTCGAGACGGTGAAGCAGATCGATGCACAGCTGCAGCAGCGTCACTACGAAGGGCTTCTCCGATGA
- a CDS encoding adenylate kinase, protein MTASARLLIVGPQGSGKGTQGVRIAESYGIPVVSTGDIFRANIKEGTPLGQQVTAILDKGDLVPDELTSEIVRDRLSQEDAANGFLLDGYPRNVAQVAHLEEFLAGRGEALDAVILLQVPREESIARLGLRAAEQGRSDDTDAAIAHRLDIYEHETAPIIEVYGAKGIVDRIDGVGSLDEITERISAALAARGLRLAA, encoded by the coding sequence ATGACAGCATCCGCACGTCTTCTCATCGTCGGCCCGCAGGGCTCCGGAAAGGGCACGCAGGGCGTGCGCATCGCCGAGTCCTACGGCATCCCGGTCGTGTCGACCGGTGACATCTTCCGGGCGAACATCAAGGAGGGGACGCCCCTCGGCCAGCAGGTCACGGCGATCCTCGACAAGGGCGACCTCGTTCCGGACGAGCTGACGAGCGAGATCGTGCGCGACCGTCTGTCGCAGGAGGATGCCGCGAACGGCTTCCTCCTCGACGGATACCCCCGCAACGTGGCCCAGGTCGCGCACCTCGAGGAGTTCCTCGCAGGACGCGGCGAAGCGCTCGATGCCGTCATCCTGCTCCAGGTGCCGCGCGAGGAGAGCATCGCTCGCCTGGGTCTGCGCGCCGCCGAGCAGGGGCGTTCGGACGACACGGACGCGGCCATCGCGCACCGTCTGGACATCTACGAGCACGAGACGGCTCCGATCATCGAGGTCTACGGTGCCAAGGGCATCGTCGACCGGATCGACGGGGTCGGGTCGCTCGACGAGATCACCGAGCGCATCTCCGCCGCATTGGCCGCTCGCGGCCTGCGCCTCGCGGCCTGA
- the map gene encoding type I methionyl aminopeptidase — protein sequence MFRRSIYKTPAQLRAMVEPGLITAAALDAVRPLIRAGVTTLELDAAANRTILDRGAESNFQLVRGYHHTVCVSVNEQVVHGIPGDRVLRPGDIVSVDCGAQFHGWNGDSAITVVVPDPERPELVAQREELSRVTEGSMWAGIAAMAAVDSIDEIGAAIQEYIEAQGPSAVSGEPYGILREYVGHGIGRKMHEAPSVFNYRTPERGADVRPGLVLAIEPMVTAGGEATYIEDDDWTVTTVDGTDGSHWEHSVALHDGGIWVLTAPDGGKAGLAPFGVEPREIGK from the coding sequence ATGTTCCGCCGGTCGATCTACAAGACCCCGGCTCAGCTTCGAGCCATGGTCGAGCCTGGACTCATCACGGCGGCGGCTCTCGATGCCGTGCGTCCGCTGATCAGGGCCGGTGTCACCACCCTGGAGCTGGATGCCGCGGCGAACCGCACGATCCTCGATCGTGGAGCCGAGTCGAACTTCCAGCTCGTGCGCGGGTACCACCACACCGTGTGCGTGTCCGTGAACGAGCAGGTCGTGCACGGCATCCCTGGCGACCGCGTGCTGCGCCCCGGAGACATCGTCTCGGTGGACTGCGGCGCACAGTTCCACGGCTGGAACGGCGACAGCGCGATCACGGTCGTCGTCCCGGATCCCGAGCGCCCGGAGCTGGTGGCGCAGCGCGAGGAGCTCTCGCGCGTCACGGAGGGCTCGATGTGGGCGGGGATCGCCGCGATGGCAGCGGTGGACTCGATCGACGAGATCGGTGCGGCCATCCAGGAGTACATCGAGGCCCAGGGGCCGTCGGCGGTGTCGGGGGAGCCCTACGGCATCCTCCGCGAGTACGTCGGCCATGGCATCGGGCGCAAGATGCACGAGGCGCCGAGCGTCTTCAACTACCGCACGCCCGAGCGCGGCGCGGACGTCAGGCCGGGACTCGTCCTCGCGATCGAGCCGATGGTGACCGCAGGAGGTGAGGCGACCTACATCGAAGACGATGACTGGACCGTCACGACCGTTGACGGCACAGACGGCTCACATTGGGAACATAGCGTGGCCCTGCATGATGGGGGTATCTGGGTGCTGACCGCGCCCGATGGCGGAAAGGCCGGACTCGCCCCGTTCGGGGTCGAGCCTCGAGAGATCGGAAAGTAA
- a CDS encoding thioredoxin domain-containing protein, whose amino-acid sequence MAAAKSNTNWFAIGVSIAVVVVLVVLGGLVVFLNNQATAPGVAPKSDIINEETGAISFGDGEDEVDTFVDFMCPICGTFEDQYGEKLQAAAADGKITLNIHPVSILDRFSQNTQFSTRAAGAMYCVAEKAPEAALDYFNLLFANQPEENTAGLSDEELAAFAEQAGAGAAADCIADGTYMDFVLDQTKAQEIAGTPTIEVNGKRLDLQAGEITEMEKLLG is encoded by the coding sequence ATGGCAGCGGCGAAGAGCAACACGAACTGGTTCGCGATCGGCGTCTCCATCGCCGTGGTCGTGGTGCTGGTCGTGCTCGGTGGTCTCGTGGTGTTCCTCAACAACCAGGCCACGGCTCCCGGCGTCGCTCCGAAGAGCGACATCATCAACGAGGAGACCGGTGCCATCTCGTTCGGCGACGGCGAGGACGAGGTCGACACATTCGTCGACTTCATGTGCCCGATCTGCGGCACCTTCGAGGACCAGTACGGCGAGAAGCTGCAGGCCGCCGCGGCCGACGGCAAGATCACGCTGAACATCCACCCGGTCTCGATCCTCGACCGCTTCTCGCAGAACACGCAGTTCTCCACCCGGGCCGCCGGCGCGATGTACTGCGTCGCCGAGAAGGCCCCGGAGGCCGCGCTCGACTACTTCAACCTCCTCTTCGCCAACCAGCCGGAGGAGAACACGGCCGGCCTCAGCGATGAGGAGCTCGCCGCCTTCGCCGAGCAGGCGGGCGCCGGCGCGGCGGCGGACTGCATCGCCGACGGCACCTACATGGACTTCGTCCTGGACCAGACCAAGGCTCAGGAGATCGCGGGCACGCCGACCATCGAGGTCAACGGCAAGCGTCTCGACCTTCAGGCCGGCGAGATCACCGAGATGGAGAAGCTCCTCGGTTGA
- the infA gene encoding translation initiation factor IF-1, with amino-acid sequence MAKKDGVIEIEGVISEALPNAMFRVELSNGHKVLATISGKMRQNYIRIIPEDRVVVELSPYDLTRGRIVYRYR; translated from the coding sequence ATGGCTAAGAAAGACGGTGTCATCGAGATCGAGGGCGTGATCTCCGAGGCTCTGCCCAACGCGATGTTCCGCGTTGAGCTCAGCAACGGACACAAGGTCCTGGCAACGATCTCCGGAAAGATGCGGCAGAACTACATCCGCATCATCCCCGAGGACCGCGTGGTCGTGGAGCTCAGCCCCTACGACCTGACCCGCGGACGTATCGTCTACCGCTACCGCTGA
- the rpmJ gene encoding 50S ribosomal protein L36, which yields MKVNPSVKPICDHCKVIRRHGRVMVICKSNPRHKQRQG from the coding sequence ATGAAGGTCAACCCCAGCGTCAAGCCGATCTGCGATCACTGCAAGGTGATCCGTCGTCACGGCCGCGTCATGGTGATCTGCAAGAGCAACCCGCGTCACAAGCAGCGCCAGGGCTGA